Part of the Calditrichota bacterium genome, ACCTGATGCTTGTCCTACGCGACCACTTCGAGGGCACCGAGCTGGACAAGAGTGAGCGTTACAAGAAAGGCAGCCCGCATCGGCTGGGCGACCACACCATCTGTGCACCGTCCACGCAGTTTGGCTTTGTGGCGCAGTTGCGCTCCTGGCTGCCCATCCCGCTGGGGGCAGTGCTCTACCTTGCACCTCGCCGCCCGGATGTGCAGGCATTCGTGCCGTGGTATGCAGGCGTGCAGAGCATCCCCGCAGGCTACGCAGTAGACGACTATGCGACCGCGCTCCGTGACCATTCTGCCAAGCCGCGCTGGCAGGGGCTGACGCCAGAAAACAACGCGTTTGTCGCCCTCTCGACGCTGGCCGACAAGGTGGACATCAACTTTGCTGCGCGACTGCGGCAGGCCCGCCAGGTCTGGGACCCGGTGGAGAAGGACATCTTCCGGGTGCAGCAAACCTTTGAGGCCAATTGTCTGGCGGTCTACAAGGAGTCGCCCGCCAAGGCTGAGCAAATGCTCACCGACACTACCGCGGCTTTGGCGCTGAAAGTCTGGAAGTTGACCAGGCAACTCCTTGACCAGATGAAGTGATGTCCTGCGGCAGCGCGCGGGGAAGCAGTGTTGCTCACACCCGCGACAGGTACTTGCCGGTGCGCGTGTCGATGCGGATGACGTCGCCCGCCTTCACAAAGGGCGGTACCTGGATGCGTGCTCCCGTCTCCAGTGTTACGGTGTTCGTGAGGTTGCCGGCCGTGTCGCCCCGCGCGACCGGGTCGGCCTGGGTCACCTCCAAGTCGACCGTGATGGGCAACTCGGCAGAGATGGGCTGATTCTCGTGGTAAAGGATCGTCGCCGTGTTGCCTTCCTTCAAGAAGGCGAGCTGCTCGCCCAAGAAATCGGCGTCGATGGTGACCTGGTCGTAGGTCTCCGGGTCCATGAACACGAGGTGGTCGCCGTCCCGATAGAGAAACTGCATGTCCTTGCGGTCGAGCCGCACTTCCTCTAACTTGTCGGTGAAGCGGAAAGTGTTCTCAATCACCCTGCCGGTCTTGACATGTTTCAGACGCGTGCGCACAAAGGCGCGCAAGTTGCCGGGAGTCACATGCTGGTACTCGGTTATGATGTAAATGTCCCCCGCGAACCGGATTGCCATGCCGCGACGGAAATCGGAAATAGACGACATAAGCCCTTTGCACCTCCAGGTTGATGGTGAACTGCTTCTCTCACTCACTTGCCTGCCAAATGTATACAATCTTGAGGGAAAAGGCAAGAGGTTCGTGCTCGATCTTTATGGGAAAAGCGGTGTGGCGCGATCCAGGTGCAAAAGTGGCCATGGTTGCTTTCGCAACGGATACCCGAGTGCAATGCCTGCGAACGTTGAAGTGGAGGAAGAGTGATGCTGACCATTCGTCAGTTGTCGAAGCGGGACCTTTCGGCCCTTCTCGAATTCTGGAACCGTGCGGTGCGCGCGGATCGACTGACCAAGAGCCTTTTGCAGGAGAAGGTCTTGGAGGATCCCGATTTTGAGCCGGAACTTGCCCTGCTTGCCGAGGAGGGAGGCCAGATGGTGGGCTTCATGATGGGGGTGACGCGGCAGAGCATGGGCGACACCGCCAGGGGCTGGATCAAACTCTTCGCTGTTGCCCGGCGATGGCGCCGGCGGGGTATTGCCTCACAATTGCTGCAGTCGGTGGAGGAAGGCTTGCGGCGCCGCGGAGTGAGCAGGCTGCAGGTCATGGACTGTCCCGTAAACTATCTGCAGCCGGGCATCGACCCACTGGCCTACACCGAGGCCATTTGCTTCTTGGAGCGTCGTGGCTTCAAGAAGGTGGGTGATACCTCGCACCTGAAGGCCGACCTGCAGAAACAGAACTTCGACACCGCCGCAGAGGAGCGCGAGCTGGCCAAGCAGGGCATCGAAATCAGGCGGGCGCGACAAGAAGATTGGCCGCAAGTGGAGGAATTGCTGCGCAGTGAGTGGGCCGCCTGGGTGCCCGAGGTTCACAAGACTCTCTCTCGACGGCCGATTAGCCTGCACGTAGCGCTTCTCAACGGCCGCATCGAAGCTTTCTCCGCCTACGACGCCAACAATGTCGGCACAGGGTGGTTCGGTCCCATGGGCACCAAGGCGGTCTTCCGTGGCAAAGGTGTGGGAGGCATTCTGCTCAGGCGGTGCCTGCGGGACATGCAAAAACAAGGGCACAAGTTTTCCACCATCCCTTGGGTGGGACCAATCCCGTTTTACATGCACTACTGCAACGCCCACGTGTACCGCGTGTTCTGGCGGTACGCCAAGGAGCTCAAATAGCTCTCCCCATTCGGAGGCAAACGAGGA contains:
- the efp gene encoding elongation factor P — translated: MSSISDFRRGMAIRFAGDIYIITEYQHVTPGNLRAFVRTRLKHVKTGRVIENTFRFTDKLEEVRLDRKDMQFLYRDGDHLVFMDPETYDQVTIDADFLGEQLAFLKEGNTATILYHENQPISAELPITVDLEVTQADPVARGDTAGNLTNTVTLETGARIQVPPFVKAGDVIRIDTRTGKYLSRV
- a CDS encoding GNAT family N-acetyltransferase → MLTIRQLSKRDLSALLEFWNRAVRADRLTKSLLQEKVLEDPDFEPELALLAEEGGQMVGFMMGVTRQSMGDTARGWIKLFAVARRWRRRGIASQLLQSVEEGLRRRGVSRLQVMDCPVNYLQPGIDPLAYTEAICFLERRGFKKVGDTSHLKADLQKQNFDTAAEERELAKQGIEIRRARQEDWPQVEELLRSEWAAWVPEVHKTLSRRPISLHVALLNGRIEAFSAYDANNVGTGWFGPMGTKAVFRGKGVGGILLRRCLRDMQKQGHKFSTIPWVGPIPFYMHYCNAHVYRVFWRYAKELK